A section of the Oryzias melastigma strain HK-1 linkage group LG14, ASM292280v2, whole genome shotgun sequence genome encodes:
- the ompb gene encoding olfactory marker protein b: MSKHTELPFRLDSQLTEVMRLRVQSLQQRSQKRQDGERLLRPNEAVYRLDFSQQSLRFSHWTVRLAQPGRLTITATSQLWTPDLTNLMTRQLLEPAGVFWRGSADATVSCYEADAAEFGERIAELAKVRKVMYFLFAFADGCSPESVDGSITFTVDS, encoded by the coding sequence ATGTCCAAACACACGGAGCTGCCGTTCCGGCTGGACTCCCAGCTGACGGAGGTGATGCGGCTGCGGGTTCAGTCTCTGCAGCAGCGCAGCCAGAAGAGGCAGGACGGCGAGCGGCTGCTGCGGCCCAACGAGGCCGTGTACCGGCTGGACTTCTCCCAGCAGTCCCTACGCTTCTCCCACTGGACGGTGCGGCTGGCGCAGCCGGGGCGCCTCACCATCACGGCCACCTCGCAGCTCTGGACGCCGGACCTCACCAACCTGATGACGCGGCAGCTGCTGGAGCCCGCCGGGGTCTTCTGGAGAGGGTCGGCGGACGCGACGGTGAGCTGCTATGAGGCGGACGCGGCGGAATTTGGGGAAAGGATCGCCGAGCTGGCAAAAGTAAGGAAGGtgatgtacttcctgtttgcgtTTGCGGACGGCTGCAGCCCCGAGAGCGTCGACGGCTCCATCACCTTCACGGTGGACTCCTAA